The nucleotide sequence CACCCCTCGGAGGACTCGGACGGTCCTCCGGCAGGCATGCCCGCAGCGAGGAGGAAGCCCAGTGAGCCAGTACGTCAGCAGGCTCGGGCGTCGCTCCCCGGCAACGCCCCCGCGGCTGCGGCTGCACCGCAGGCCCCGCCGGGTCGCCATGCTCTCCGTGCACACCTCGCCGCTGCACCAGCCCGGCACCGGCGACGCGGGCGGCATGAACGTCTACATCGTGGAGCTGGCCCAGCGGCTGGCCGCGATCAACATCGAGGTGGAGATCTTCACGCGGGCCACCGCCGGAGACCTCGCCCCCAAGGTCGAGCTCGCCCCCGGCGTCCTCGTCCGGCACATCGACGCCGGCCCCTACGAGGGCCTGGCCAAGGAGGAGCTGCCCGCCCAGCTCTGCGCCTTCACCCACGGCGTGATGCAGGCGTGGGCCGGCCACCGCCCCGGCTACTACGACCTCGTCCACTCCCACTACTGGCTCTCCGGCCACGTCGGCTGGCTCGCCGCCCAGCGCTGGGGCGTCCCCCTGGTGCACGCCATGCACACCATGGCCAAGGTGAAGAACGCCAGCCTGGCCGCCGGCGACACCCCCGAGCCCGCCGCCCGCGTCATCGGCGAGACCCAGATCGTCTCCGCCGCCCGCCGCCTCATCGCCAACACCGCGGGCGAGGCCGCGGAACTCGTCCAGCACTACGACGCCGACCCGGCCAAGGTCGCCGTCGTCCACCCCGGCGTCAACCTCGACCGCTTCCGCCCCCTCGACGGCCGTGCGGCCGCCCGCGCCCGCCTCGGTCTGCCCCAGGACGCGCTGATACCGCTCTTCGCGGGCCGCATACAGCCGCTGAAGGCCCCCGACGTGCTGCTCCACGCCGTGGCCCACCTGCTGGACGAGCGTCCCGAGCTGCGCCGCGAGATCGTCGTACCCGTCGTCGGCGGGCCCAGCGGCAGCGGTCTCGCCAAGCCGGAGGGGCTGCAGAAGCTCGCCGCGCGGCTCGGCATCGCCGACGTCGTGCGCTTCCGGCCGCCGGTCGGGCAGGAGCAGCTCGCGGACTGGTTCCGGGCCGCGTCCGTGCTGGTCATGCCGTCCTACAACGAGTCCTTCGGGCTCGTCGCCATCGAGGCGCAGGCGGCCGGTACGCCGGTGCTCGCCGCCGCGGTCGGCGGCCTGCCGGTGGCCGTGCGCGACGGCGAGACCGGCTTCCTCGTCCAGGGCCACGACCCCGCCGACTACGCGCGTGTCCTGCGCCGCTTCGCCGACGACCCCGGCCTGTCCGACCGCATGGGCGCGGCCGCCGCCCGGCACGCGCTCGGCTTCGGCTGGGACGCCTCCGCCGCCGCCACCGCCGACGTGTACGCGGCCGCCACGCAGTCCCACCGCCGTCGCGTACGCTCGCAGCATGGCTGAGACCGAGGCGACGGAGCGGGCCGCGCGCACCGTCGAGGACGCGCTGAAGGACGCCGAGCTGGAGTGGGAGAACCCCGAGGCGGGCTCCTACGTCGTCAAACTCCCCGGCACCGCGAAGCTCTCCACCACCGTCTCGCTGCTGGTGGGCCGCCACACCCTCTCCGTCATCGCCTTCGTCATCCGGCACCCCGACGAGAACGAGGCGGGCGTCCACCGCTGGCTGCTGGAGCGCAACCTCAAGCTGTACGGCGTGAGTTACGCGGTCGACCGGCTCGGCGACGTCTACGTCACCGCCCGCGTCCCGCTCGATGCCGTGACCCCGGGGGAGATCGACCGCCTGCTCGGCCAGATCCTCGAAGCGGCCGACGGCGCCTTCAACACCCTGCTGGAACTGGGCTTCGCCTCCGCGATCCGCCGCGAGCACGCCTGGCGCGTCTCGCGCGGCGAGTCCACCCGGAACCTGGACGCCTTCGCGCACCTGCTGCGCGACAACTGACCTTGCTCTAGCCGCTGTTGCGGTAGCGCCCTGGTGTGACCCCCACCAACTTCTTGAAGTGCCGGTTCAGATGCGCCTGGTCGTAGAACCCGGTGGCAGCCGCCACCTCGCCCGGCGCGAGCCCGTCCAGCAGCAGTCTCCTGGCCCGGCCGATCCTGCGCGAGGTCAGGTACCGGTGCGGGGCGATGCCGTACGCGGCGCTGAACGCCCGTACCAGGTGGGCGGGATGGGCGTGCAGCAGCGCGGCCGCGTCCGTGAGGGTGAGCCCGTCGGTGAGGTGCTCGTCCAGGAGTTCGCGCAGCAGGCGTGCCAACGCCGGTTCGGCACGCGGGGGTTCGGGGTCGCGGTGGCGCAGGTGGTCCCGCAGCCGCTCGCCGACCAGCACCAGCACGCTCTCCGCCGCCAGTTCCTCGCCCGGCATCGCCAGCGCCCGGTGCAACCGCCCCACGCGTGAGCGCAGTTCCGGGTCGCGCAGATCGGGCTCGTCCACGGCGGGGCCGATGAGGTCGTGGCTCAGCCGGCTGCCGTCCAGGTACAGCACCCGCTTGCGGAAGCCGTGCGGGGTGGCGGGGGAGCCATTGTGCGGGACGTGCGGCGGCAGCAGCGTGACCGTGTCGCGCGGGGTGCCGTGCTCATGCCGGTCGAGGTCGTACCGTACGGCGCCGTCGTCCACGATCAGCAGCGTCCAGGCGTCGTGGACGTGCATCGGGTACGCGTACTCGGTGAACCGGGCGTGGAAGACCTCCACGACACCCGGTACGGACGGGCGCCACGCGGAGACTTCCGGCTGGTCGGCGGGCTGGTGAGCGGCCACGCAAGAAACGTACAAGACCCGGGCCGGGCGCGGTCGGCAGGCTCGGGTGCATGAGTGAACAGCCCCTGCGTTTCGACACCAAGATCGCCGTGCTCCTCCGGGACGACCTCGCGCCCTGGCAGCGCCTCAATGTGACGTCGTTCCTGGTCAGCGGCCTGGGCAGTCAGGTACCCGAGGTGATCGGCGCTCCGTACGAGGATGCCGACGGGGTCGCCTACCTGCCGATGTTCCGCCAGCCGGTCCTGGTCTTCGAGGCCACGAAGGAGGTGCTGCGCGCGGCCCACACGCGCGTGCTGAGCCGTTCGCTGCCCCGCGCGGTGTTCACCGCCGACCTCTTCTCGACCGGCCACGACGCCGACAACCGGGCGGCCGTGCGGGCCGTACCCACCGCCGACCTGGATCTGGTCGGCCTGGCGGTGTACGGCCCGAAGAGCGGGGTGGACAAGGTGGTGAAGGGGGCGAGGATGCACCCGTAGGTCAGGCGGCCTTCTCGACGGAGGGGCGGGCCGGGGCCGTGACGGTGATCTCCGCCGCCTCCGCGGGCAGCCCCCGCATCAGCACCGCGTACCCGAGGCCCGCCGCCGTGCCGATGACCGCGCACGCGCCCCAGAGCCACTCCGCGCCGAAGTGGTCGATGACCGTGCCGGACATCAGCGGGGCGACGAGGGCGGCGACGGACCAGGAGAGGCTGTAGACGCCCTGGTAGCGGCCCCGGCCGTGGACGGGGGAGAGGCGGACGACGAGGCCGGTCTGGGTCGGGGCGTTGACGATCTCGGCGAGGGTCCACACGCAGACGGTGAGCGCGAAGACGCCGACCGACCCGGCGAAGGCGGTGAGCCCGAAGCCGTAACCCGCGAGCAGCGAGGAGATGACGAGCAGGCGGCGCGGGTCGCGGTGCTCGATGAAGCGGGTGACCGGGATCTGCAGGGCGACGATCAGGACGCCGTTGACGGCGATGGCGGTGCCGTAGTCGGCGGGGGTGAACCCGG is from Streptomyces seoulensis and encodes:
- the mshA gene encoding D-inositol-3-phosphate glycosyltransferase gives rise to the protein MSQYVSRLGRRSPATPPRLRLHRRPRRVAMLSVHTSPLHQPGTGDAGGMNVYIVELAQRLAAINIEVEIFTRATAGDLAPKVELAPGVLVRHIDAGPYEGLAKEELPAQLCAFTHGVMQAWAGHRPGYYDLVHSHYWLSGHVGWLAAQRWGVPLVHAMHTMAKVKNASLAAGDTPEPAARVIGETQIVSAARRLIANTAGEAAELVQHYDADPAKVAVVHPGVNLDRFRPLDGRAAARARLGLPQDALIPLFAGRIQPLKAPDVLLHAVAHLLDERPELRREIVVPVVGGPSGSGLAKPEGLQKLAARLGIADVVRFRPPVGQEQLADWFRAASVLVMPSYNESFGLVAIEAQAAGTPVLAAAVGGLPVAVRDGETGFLVQGHDPADYARVLRRFADDPGLSDRMGAAAARHALGFGWDASAAATADVYAAATQSHRRRVRSQHG
- a CDS encoding AraC family transcriptional regulator, producing the protein MAAHQPADQPEVSAWRPSVPGVVEVFHARFTEYAYPMHVHDAWTLLIVDDGAVRYDLDRHEHGTPRDTVTLLPPHVPHNGSPATPHGFRKRVLYLDGSRLSHDLIGPAVDEPDLRDPELRSRVGRLHRALAMPGEELAAESVLVLVGERLRDHLRHRDPEPPRAEPALARLLRELLDEHLTDGLTLTDAAALLHAHPAHLVRAFSAAYGIAPHRYLTSRRIGRARRLLLDGLAPGEVAAATGFYDQAHLNRHFKKLVGVTPGRYRNSG
- a CDS encoding DUF2000 domain-containing protein, whose translation is MSEQPLRFDTKIAVLLRDDLAPWQRLNVTSFLVSGLGSQVPEVIGAPYEDADGVAYLPMFRQPVLVFEATKEVLRAAHTRVLSRSLPRAVFTADLFSTGHDADNRAAVRAVPTADLDLVGLAVYGPKSGVDKVVKGARMHP
- a CDS encoding YbjN domain-containing protein, whose product is MAETEATERAARTVEDALKDAELEWENPEAGSYVVKLPGTAKLSTTVSLLVGRHTLSVIAFVIRHPDENEAGVHRWLLERNLKLYGVSYAVDRLGDVYVTARVPLDAVTPGEIDRLLGQILEAADGAFNTLLELGFASAIRREHAWRVSRGESTRNLDAFAHLLRDN